One window of the Trueperaceae bacterium genome contains the following:
- a CDS encoding ABC transporter substrate-binding protein, with amino-acid sequence MKRVFVALFVACLALVSAAATAQETVKIGVITSLTGRFAEFGEQHKAGIQAALEDVNAAGGVNGAAVEVVFEDDISEVNAALTAGEKLVDQGLPLVMGAYSSGITNPLAQYFTRQQRPFLVFTSSDDAITRPGSDWIFRINQPSYAYAQVLFDVFDAINAERGAGTLKTVVTVHGNGAFESAVADAVDLIAAERGYTVLQRQDYDQAGADFRPILNRFKTLNPDILFMVSYAADSVALMRQVQEVGLDAKVFAGGAAGFALPGFIEGSGPAADYVFTATMWTKDVPYPGAQDLNARLSAILGRTPSYHAAQAYAAVITAVDVLKRAASFAPADVRAALLATNMPDTVYGPIRFEDYQGYKNQAPLPAVAEQVVNGDFVTVYVNGQVVGDLLETPSWNAR; translated from the coding sequence ATGAAGCGAGTCTTCGTTGCCCTGTTCGTAGCCTGCTTGGCGCTGGTGAGCGCGGCGGCCACCGCCCAGGAGACCGTGAAGATAGGCGTCATAACGAGCCTCACGGGCCGGTTCGCGGAGTTCGGCGAGCAGCACAAGGCCGGCATCCAGGCCGCCCTCGAGGACGTCAACGCCGCCGGTGGGGTGAACGGCGCCGCCGTCGAGGTCGTGTTCGAGGACGACATCTCGGAGGTCAACGCCGCGCTCACGGCCGGTGAGAAGCTCGTCGACCAGGGCCTGCCGCTCGTGATGGGCGCGTACTCCTCGGGCATCACCAACCCGCTGGCCCAGTACTTCACGCGCCAGCAGCGGCCGTTCCTCGTGTTCACGTCCTCCGACGACGCCATCACGCGGCCCGGCTCCGACTGGATATTCCGCATCAACCAGCCTTCCTACGCCTACGCCCAGGTGCTGTTCGACGTCTTCGACGCCATCAACGCCGAGCGCGGCGCCGGGACCCTCAAGACCGTGGTGACCGTGCACGGCAACGGCGCGTTCGAGAGCGCGGTGGCCGACGCGGTCGACCTGATCGCCGCCGAGCGCGGCTACACGGTGCTCCAGCGCCAGGACTACGACCAGGCGGGCGCCGACTTCCGGCCCATCCTCAACCGCTTCAAGACCTTGAACCCGGACATCTTGTTCATGGTGTCGTACGCGGCGGACTCCGTCGCCCTCATGCGCCAGGTGCAGGAAGTCGGCCTCGACGCCAAGGTGTTCGCGGGTGGCGCGGCCGGCTTCGCGCTCCCCGGCTTCATCGAGGGCTCGGGCCCGGCCGCCGACTACGTGTTCACGGCCACGATGTGGACGAAGGACGTGCCGTACCCGGGCGCGCAGGACCTCAACGCCCGCCTGAGCGCCATCCTGGGCCGCACGCCCTCGTACCACGCCGCCCAGGCGTACGCCGCGGTCATCACGGCCGTCGACGTGTTGAAGCGCGCCGCCTCCTTCGCGCCGGCGGACGTGCGCGCCGCGCTCCTCGCCACGAACATGCCTGACACGGTCTACGGCCCCATCCGGTTCGAGGACTACCAGGGCTACAAGAACCAGGCCCCGCTGCCCGCCGTGGCCGAGCAAGTCGTGAACGGCGACTTCGTGACCGTGTACGTGAACGGTCAGGTCGTGGGGGACCTGCTCGAGACCCCGTCTTGGAACGCGCGCTGA
- a CDS encoding branched-chain amino acid ABC transporter permease, which produces MTSTPDRAPDAGAGPPPASPPSAPGPAPRASAPWLERGAAPWLGLAAVAAAGAAWYVVFPSSLSLGIGLLLLAGWASAWDLLGGWTGQTSLGHAAFVGLGAYVVGVTATKYGLAPWWSALIAMVLAAVLALLWGRITFGLRGSYFVLSSIAVAEILRLVAINERKLTGGAIGLFIFDLDRPFGLDLFSRRTEFWLALGYLVLVLATTLLVTRGRLGYQMRAVREDEASAQAAGINPVSVKSLAFMLSAALTALGGCIYGIFLSALQPQPLFELHLSVRIALVAIIGGRGTLFGPLIGAAMLTLAGELFRNAFAEANLLIYGLLIVIVVLFVPRGLMGELRRRAVRRRYAKSAGG; this is translated from the coding sequence ATGACGAGCACGCCCGACAGGGCGCCGGACGCCGGCGCGGGTCCGCCTCCTGCCTCGCCGCCGTCGGCACCCGGGCCGGCTCCGCGAGCATCGGCGCCCTGGCTCGAGCGCGGCGCGGCGCCGTGGCTGGGGCTGGCCGCCGTGGCCGCGGCGGGCGCCGCCTGGTACGTCGTCTTCCCGAGCTCCCTCTCGTTGGGCATCGGCCTCCTCCTGCTCGCCGGCTGGGCGAGCGCCTGGGACCTGCTGGGCGGCTGGACCGGCCAGACGAGCCTCGGCCACGCCGCATTCGTCGGCCTCGGCGCCTACGTCGTCGGCGTCACCGCCACGAAGTACGGCCTCGCGCCGTGGTGGAGCGCGCTCATAGCGATGGTGCTCGCCGCCGTCCTCGCGCTCCTCTGGGGGCGCATCACGTTCGGCCTGCGCGGCTCCTACTTCGTCCTCTCCAGCATCGCCGTCGCGGAGATCCTGAGGCTCGTCGCGATCAACGAGCGCAAGCTGACCGGCGGCGCCATCGGGCTGTTCATCTTCGACCTCGACAGGCCGTTCGGGCTCGACCTGTTCAGCCGCCGCACCGAGTTCTGGTTGGCCCTCGGCTACCTGGTGCTCGTGCTCGCGACGACGCTGCTCGTCACGCGCGGCAGGCTCGGCTACCAGATGCGGGCCGTGCGCGAGGACGAGGCGTCCGCCCAGGCGGCGGGCATCAACCCCGTCTCGGTGAAGTCGCTGGCCTTCATGCTGTCGGCGGCGCTCACGGCCCTCGGCGGCTGCATCTACGGCATCTTCCTCTCGGCGCTGCAGCCGCAGCCGCTGTTCGAGCTGCACTTGAGCGTGCGCATCGCGTTGGTCGCGATCATCGGCGGGCGCGGCACGCTCTTCGGGCCGCTCATCGGCGCCGCCATGCTCACACTGGCAGGCGAGCTGTTCCGCAACGCGTTCGCGGAGGCCAACCTGCTCATCTACGGGCTGCTCATCGTGATCGTCGTGCTCTTCGTGCCGCGCGGCCTCATGGGCGAGCTGCGCAGGCGCGCGGTGAGGAGGCGGTATGCCAAGAGCGCTGGAGGCTGA
- a CDS encoding branched-chain amino acid ABC transporter permease: MEWLAPFLQNLSGGLLIGGIYALIGVGLSLIFGVMRIINFAHGEFVAVGMYTAIVLFQRLGMDPYVALLVAAPLGFVLGAALQRVVLHRLIDAPADSTLLATLGLALVLSNVLFLIFGAEPKSIYLPYATATVTLGGVRLPVAQLIAGAITLVVIVGLWLILTRTEIGRVVRATAQNRLGAELVGIDTPRIHALVFGIGMALAMCAGVILAPLLFAVPTVGSSYTLKAFVVTVLGGLGSVPGAIGGGLLLGVVEFLGASYLSSGYRDAYGLFAFLLILLLRPEGLFGRTVKRV; encoded by the coding sequence ATGGAGTGGCTGGCTCCGTTCCTACAGAACCTCAGCGGCGGCCTGTTGATCGGCGGCATCTACGCCCTCATCGGCGTAGGGTTGTCGCTCATCTTCGGGGTCATGCGCATCATCAACTTCGCGCACGGCGAGTTCGTGGCCGTCGGGATGTACACGGCCATCGTGCTCTTCCAACGCCTCGGCATGGACCCCTACGTCGCGCTGCTCGTGGCCGCGCCGCTGGGCTTCGTCCTCGGGGCCGCGCTGCAGCGCGTCGTCCTGCACCGCCTGATCGACGCGCCGGCAGACAGCACGCTCCTGGCCACGCTCGGCCTGGCCCTCGTCCTCTCCAACGTGCTGTTCCTGATCTTCGGCGCCGAGCCGAAGTCGATCTACCTGCCGTACGCCACCGCCACCGTGACGCTCGGCGGGGTGCGGCTGCCGGTGGCGCAGCTGATAGCGGGCGCCATAACCCTCGTCGTGATCGTGGGCCTCTGGCTGATCCTGACGCGCACCGAGATCGGGCGGGTGGTGCGCGCGACGGCGCAGAACCGCCTCGGCGCCGAGCTCGTCGGGATCGACACGCCGCGCATCCACGCGCTCGTCTTCGGGATCGGCATGGCCCTCGCCATGTGCGCAGGCGTCATCCTCGCGCCGCTCCTCTTCGCCGTGCCCACCGTCGGCTCCAGCTACACGCTCAAGGCGTTCGTCGTCACCGTGCTCGGCGGCCTCGGCAGCGTGCCGGGCGCCATCGGCGGCGGCCTGCTGCTCGGCGTCGTCGAGTTCCTCGGGGCGTCCTACCTCTCCTCCGGCTACCGTGACGCCTACGGGCTCTTCGCCTTCCTCCTCATCCTGCTGCTGAGGCCGGAGGGGCTCTTCGGGCGCACGGTGAAGCGCGTATGA
- a CDS encoding GNAT family N-acetyltransferase → MRPPHAFSLDLGDGLALRLREPHHAPEYRAMLEANRPHLERWLPVFAPLRPEDAAKLTAASLELFVAGAGWEADLCERGEPVGVIRLHRRSEAGGSSEVGYWIAAAHEGRGLVTRAMSGVLRYLFDGFEVGHVSLVTATDNVRSRRVAERLGFDLEAVMRRSSISVTGEPVDQAFYGLAREDGGDAAAAYARFTLPVDEELELVVLELPDAARLTELAQRNARELQQWMPWAADLSPEALKGFITGRVLPAIAKGDGFEAGVLERGRLVGMVGVHHVATDLRRGEIGYWLDAARYGNGIVTRSVNAVLARCFESPACGGRPFERMEIRADVDNLRSRAVAERLGFAFEGVLRRFIHNRDAHRDCAVYSLLRDEWVARHPPEA, encoded by the coding sequence ATGCGCCCCCCGCACGCCTTCTCGCTCGACCTAGGCGACGGTCTGGCCCTGCGGCTACGCGAGCCGCATCACGCGCCCGAGTACCGGGCCATGTTGGAAGCCAACCGGCCCCATCTCGAGCGGTGGCTGCCCGTCTTCGCCCCGTTGCGGCCCGAGGACGCGGCGAAACTGACGGCCGCCTCCCTCGAGCTGTTCGTAGCGGGCGCGGGTTGGGAAGCCGACCTCTGCGAGCGGGGCGAGCCGGTCGGCGTCATCCGGCTGCACCGCCGCTCGGAGGCCGGGGGCAGCAGCGAGGTCGGCTACTGGATCGCCGCCGCGCACGAGGGACGCGGGCTCGTCACCCGCGCGATGAGCGGCGTGCTGCGCTACCTCTTCGACGGCTTCGAGGTCGGCCACGTCAGCCTCGTCACGGCGACGGACAACGTGCGCTCGCGCCGCGTTGCCGAGCGGCTCGGCTTCGACCTCGAGGCCGTGATGCGGCGCTCGTCCATCTCCGTCACCGGCGAGCCGGTCGACCAGGCGTTCTACGGGCTCGCGAGGGAAGACGGGGGCGATGCGGCGGCGGCGTACGCGCGCTTCACGCTGCCGGTCGACGAGGAACTCGAGCTGGTGGTCCTGGAGCTGCCGGACGCGGCGAGGCTGACGGAGCTGGCCCAGCGCAACGCGCGGGAGCTGCAGCAGTGGATGCCGTGGGCCGCGGACCTCTCCCCGGAGGCGCTGAAGGGGTTCATCACCGGCCGCGTGCTGCCGGCCATCGCGAAGGGCGATGGCTTCGAGGCGGGCGTGCTCGAGCGCGGGCGGCTCGTCGGCATGGTGGGCGTGCACCACGTGGCCACGGACCTGCGGCGCGGCGAGATCGGCTACTGGCTGGACGCGGCGCGGTACGGCAACGGCATCGTCACCAGGAGCGTCAACGCGGTCCTCGCGCGCTGTTTCGAGTCGCCGGCCTGCGGCGGCCGACCGTTCGAGCGCATGGAGATCAGGGCCGACGTCGACAACCTGCGCAGCCGCGCCGTGGCCGAGCGGCTGGGGTTCGCGTTCGAGGGCGTGCTGCGGCGCTTCATCCACAACCGGGACGCCCACCGCGACTGCGCCGTCTACAGCCTGCTGCGAGACGAGTGGGTGGCCAGGCACCCGCCGGAGGCGTAG
- the menC gene encoding o-succinylbenzoate synthase, giving the protein MRIDRIELREVAMRLKFPFRTSFGVEQDRRVLLVSVFSGGLEGVSECTAGEFPGYSYETVDTAWHVIESFVAPLLLGKNYDSAAELLHELRYVRGHNMAVAAVEMAFWDLQARALGVPLWQLLGGRLRPIAVGISLGIQDSVEETVELARHNAALGYRRIKLKIAPGWDVEPVAAVRAALPDIELTVDANSAYRLTDAPRLRELDEFGLAYIEQPLAFDDLIDHAGLQAQLDTAICLDESIHSPDDARKGLAIGAGRVINVKTGRVRGHLAARMVHDVAKAFGAPVWCGGMLESGVGRAHCLHISTLEGFTLPGDTSSASRYWNEDIVEEPLEAENGVQSVPTGPGTGVTLKRGLVERLTTRHQALAG; this is encoded by the coding sequence ATGAGGATCGACCGCATCGAACTCCGCGAGGTCGCCATGCGCCTCAAGTTCCCCTTCCGCACGTCGTTCGGAGTGGAGCAGGACAGGCGTGTCCTGCTCGTGTCCGTGTTCTCCGGCGGTCTCGAGGGGGTGTCGGAGTGCACGGCGGGGGAGTTCCCCGGCTACTCGTACGAGACCGTCGACACGGCCTGGCACGTGATCGAGAGCTTCGTCGCGCCGCTGCTGCTCGGCAAGAACTACGACTCCGCCGCCGAGCTCCTGCACGAGCTCCGCTACGTCCGCGGCCACAACATGGCGGTGGCGGCGGTCGAGATGGCCTTCTGGGACCTGCAGGCGCGCGCGCTCGGCGTGCCCCTATGGCAGCTCCTCGGCGGGCGCCTCCGTCCGATAGCCGTCGGCATCTCGCTCGGCATCCAGGACAGCGTCGAGGAGACGGTCGAGCTCGCGCGGCACAACGCGGCGCTCGGCTACCGGCGCATCAAGCTCAAGATCGCACCCGGCTGGGACGTCGAGCCCGTGGCCGCCGTGCGGGCCGCGCTGCCCGACATCGAGCTCACCGTCGACGCCAACAGCGCCTACCGCCTGACGGACGCGCCGCGCCTGCGGGAGCTCGACGAGTTCGGCCTGGCGTACATCGAGCAACCCCTCGCCTTCGACGACCTGATCGACCATGCCGGGCTGCAAGCGCAGCTGGACACGGCCATCTGCCTCGACGAGAGCATCCACTCGCCGGACGACGCGCGCAAGGGCCTCGCCATCGGCGCCGGTCGCGTCATCAACGTCAAGACCGGCCGCGTGCGCGGCCATCTGGCGGCGCGCATGGTGCACGACGTCGCCAAGGCGTTCGGCGCGCCCGTCTGGTGCGGCGGCATGCTCGAGAGCGGCGTCGGCAGGGCGCACTGCCTGCATATCAGCACGCTGGAGGGCTTCACCCTGCCGGGCGACACGTCGAGCGCCAGCCGCTACTGGAACGAGGACATCGTGGAGGAGCCGCTCGAAGCCGAGAACGGCGTGCAGAGCGTGCCGACCGGGCCGGGCACGGGCGTGACGCTGAAGCGTGGCCTGGTGGAGCGCCTCACGACCCGCCACCAAGCGCTGGCCGGCTGA
- a CDS encoding Na/Pi cotransporter family protein, with translation MLLTMLGGLALLLTGTYRISAALQEAIGPASRRWLALATRSPVMALLTGTAVAAATQSGTSISVTILGLLGSGFVAVREGIVMLMGAKLGATLAMQLAAFHLSDYALPMIGVGYVLALWRRGKAVGEFLLGTGLLFFGLELTVQSVSGLSSSEVFNVLVRAAEQQPLAVLALGGALGTMLSSSNAATAVALGLHVAGAVSLETALALVVGGNAGAGVLPLMVSRSFDSNAQRAGLMQMLVLVFGAVAVVLFLGPATDLLRAIGGGGAREVANAHTLFNLAVALFGTVFCRLLAPLSAKLVPMTDDDSAPKYLRAEAVSDPQLGLALARRETVRISDQVVVMTERAMEYLASGRWDPGPIAARELKVDRLTFRVVDYVARIRRANGEDPISERLLLTATELEHMGDQIRRLARREEKLKSEGVEFSKEGRSELAATGERVLTRMRNAFTALATGDKGMARNVIAGRHALEEHIATMRVAHLARLEAQLPESRASSSHHLEVLTLMRDLDASVTRVAGWAAEMEEHVGR, from the coding sequence GTGCTGCTGACCATGCTCGGCGGCCTGGCGCTCCTGCTGACGGGCACGTACCGGATCTCGGCCGCGCTGCAGGAGGCCATCGGCCCGGCGTCGCGCCGCTGGCTGGCGTTGGCGACCAGGTCACCCGTCATGGCGCTGCTGACGGGCACGGCGGTGGCCGCGGCGACGCAGAGCGGCACGTCCATCTCCGTGACCATCCTCGGCCTGCTCGGCAGCGGCTTCGTGGCCGTGCGCGAGGGGATAGTCATGCTCATGGGCGCCAAGCTCGGCGCCACGCTCGCCATGCAGTTGGCGGCTTTCCACCTCTCCGACTACGCCCTGCCCATGATCGGCGTCGGCTACGTCCTCGCGCTGTGGCGCAGGGGCAAGGCCGTCGGCGAGTTCCTGCTCGGCACGGGCTTGCTCTTCTTCGGCCTTGAGCTCACGGTCCAGTCGGTCTCGGGCCTGAGCTCCAGCGAGGTCTTCAACGTCCTCGTCCGGGCGGCCGAGCAGCAGCCCCTCGCCGTCCTCGCCCTCGGCGGCGCGCTCGGCACGATGCTGTCGAGCTCCAACGCCGCCACGGCCGTGGCGCTCGGCCTGCACGTGGCCGGCGCCGTCTCCCTCGAGACGGCCCTCGCCCTCGTGGTCGGCGGCAACGCCGGCGCGGGCGTCCTCCCCCTCATGGTGTCCCGCAGCTTCGACTCGAACGCGCAGCGCGCCGGCCTCATGCAGATGCTGGTCCTCGTGTTCGGCGCCGTGGCCGTCGTCCTCTTCCTCGGACCAGCGACCGACCTGCTCAGGGCCATTGGCGGGGGCGGGGCCCGCGAGGTCGCCAACGCCCACACGCTCTTCAACCTGGCCGTCGCGCTCTTCGGCACCGTGTTCTGCCGCCTGCTCGCCCCCTTGAGTGCCAAGCTCGTCCCCATGACGGACGACGACTCGGCGCCCAAGTACTTGCGGGCCGAGGCCGTCTCCGACCCCCAGCTCGGCCTCGCCCTCGCGAGGCGCGAGACCGTGCGCATCAGCGACCAGGTGGTCGTGATGACCGAGCGGGCCATGGAGTACCTGGCGAGCGGCCGGTGGGACCCGGGCCCCATCGCCGCCAGGGAGCTGAAGGTCGACCGCCTCACGTTCAGGGTCGTCGACTACGTCGCCCGCATCCGCAGGGCGAACGGCGAGGACCCGATCTCGGAACGGCTGCTCCTCACCGCTACGGAGCTCGAGCACATGGGCGACCAGATCAGGCGTCTCGCCAGGCGCGAGGAGAAGCTCAAGAGCGAGGGCGTCGAGTTCAGCAAGGAGGGCCGCTCCGAGCTGGCCGCCACTGGCGAGCGCGTCCTCACGCGCATGCGCAACGCGTTCACGGCCCTGGCGACGGGCGACAAGGGTATGGCGCGGAACGTCATCGCCGGGCGGCACGCCCTCGAGGAGCACATCGCCACCATGCGCGTCGCGCACTTGGCGCGGTTGGAGGCGCAGCTGCCCGAGTCGCGCGCGTCGAGTTCCCACCACCTCGAGGTCCTGACGCTCATGCGCGACCTGGACGCCAGCGTCACCCGCGTCGCCGGCTGGGCGGCGGAGATGGAGGAACATGTCGGACGTTGA